The region CAGGCTGACTGGTCGAAGCACAACCACAAGCCTTTTCGGTACCGCAGCCATGGCCGCGGAAAAGGCCGGCTTCAGCCAGCGAGGCCATGCTCATCGCAGCAAGCATGGTTCCACAAAACTTGATCCATCGCATGAGTCTCAATCTCCTTCCCTAGGGATTCGAAAACAGGGTCTTCCCAACCCGCGAGACAAGTGTCGGTCAGCAGTGGATTGGCAGGCGGTGCTCACCTAAGGCGCCGAGCTGTCAGCCCCGCCCCGCGACCCGTGTCGCGTCACACCAAACTGAATCCTTCACATGTCCGGCTGACCAGGCCCCGTACCACTTTTCGATCGTTGCGGGCGATCTCGAGTGGCAAGGTCGCTGTCTTCTTCCGAGCAGTTCCTCGCATCACCACCCGGTGATACGGACTGCTCGGGCGAAGTTGCCTATTCCATCGGCCCCACTGGAACGATCGCTTGAGTTTCCCAAACCGCTAATTGAGCAAGGATTTGTGTCTTCCGGCCATGTAAATATGCCGGTTGTTCCGGTTCCGTAAAACAAGGGTGACTTTGCGGGCAATTTTCGTCGTCAAAGCTTACCAACACTCCATTGACCTTAACGATTAACGAGACCGGGGCTCTTGTGTGTGACTGTTGCTGGTGTAGCGAATGCACCCACAGTGCCGCTTGTAACAGGGGTAAGAAGCGTGCTCGCCGCCCTTCGTCCAGAGTTCCTGTTGTACCTGCTAAGCAGGGTGGAATGACCTTGCCAATCAAGTGGTTGAAACTCCGGCAGATCCTGCCAAAGCGAATGGAAGTGGCCATGAGCAGTACAGATTGCAGTACCGTTGGCCTCGAATCATTTGAAGACTTTTTGCTCCGGTGGATCCTGTGGCATCGATCTGACCTCTGCCTCACTTAATATGAATGCGGCTGTTTCTCCTTCTCCCGTTCTGACGGGAGAAGGCCGGGATGAGAGCGAGCTCGCACCTATGGGGGAAACAATTCACCACCGGCCTCGTCGCAGGATGCTTTTCATCTCCGGCGACTGACAGACAATAGGCGCCCCTGCGGAAGTCTTGGCGATTAATCCATGCCCAGCGGCAAGACCCTCACCCGGCACTTCGTGCCACCCTCTCCCACGCAGACGCGGGCGAGGGTTTTTGAGGGGAACACGCCCTTTCGCACTGTTTTCATGTTTGTGGCTCCCGGGGCGTGCCACCCGATACGTGGTGCCAACCTTTGTCGTGCGGACGACTTAAAGAATAGAGAAAGCCGGGAAGATTATGTCAGTGACCCAGCTGGCTGATTTTTTCCAGCCAGAGTTCCCATTCCTCGCGAGTGAGGCTTGAACCCAGGTTGTCGAAGGCACTGTCTGGAATCTGCTTCTGCCGGAGGATGACCCGCCCCTGTTCGAGCATGCTGCGGGCTTCGGCAGGTTTCCCCATGCGGCGATAAGCTTCGGCCATTTGGAGAAATGCCGAAAGGACCTGCGGGTTGTTGCGATATCGATTGATCGCTGTGTTGTACGCCATGATGGCGTCTTTATCTCGACGGAGTTCAAAGAGCTGATGCCCGACATCAAAAGCCGTATTGGCCAGAATCGCTTCGTGCAGCGTATTTAACCCTGTCTGATTGGCCTGCTTATTCAAAGTGTCGCGCAGCTTGACGAGATTATCGAGAGATTGCTCATCGAGAATCTTCTGCTGTTCGGCCAGACGGAGCTTGACGGCTTCAGCCAGTGGTGATTTCAAGGCATTGCGGATCAGCCGGGCCTGCTCCCGCTGGGAACGGGCGAGTTGATACATGGCCTGCACTTCGGAGGGATCATTCGGATAACGTGCCAGGAATTCTGTCAGGCGGGAGGAGGCTTCAATTTGAACAGCGCGAATGCTGTCGATCCCGGCATCGGGAATGTAGGTTCCTGGCAAGTCACTGGCATTTGACGAGACGGAAACTGTTTGAGCCGGGGTGGGTGAATTTCCTTTCGCCCCTTTCTTGTCGGCTTCCTGCCGCAGCAGGATCCCGCGATCCACCAGCAGACAGCCAAGTTTAAGAAGTGCTTCATTCCATTCAGAAGCCTCAGGTGTCAGAGTTTCTGAGGCCAGAATGGCACGCCATTGAGTCTCAGCACGGAAGAGATCCCCTTTTTCGGTGAAGGCTTTGGCCAGTCGTACCTGTGCTTTGTAGCTGGAAGGATCGGAGGGGAATTTCTGCTGGACAGATTCGAGAATGGGGATCGCCTCATCGAGTCGATCCAGATCCATCATCAGGCCCGCTTTGCGCACGAGTGCCGTCGCCAGCATTTCGCGCGGGAGAGTGGCCAGATATTCATCAACACGCTCGAGTGCCGACTTGTAATCTGCGGCAGCGATGGAATCCGAAGAGCTTTCCCAGAGGTCCTCGGGATACCTGAAGTTCATTTTGCGAGTTTGTGCCAACTGATACCAGGCGCGAGCGCTGGCTTTCCAACGACTTCGCACCTGTGCCAGTTTGGGTGGCTTGAGAGATTCTGGCAGCTGGTCATATTCCTCCTGCTGAGTCATGGCCCAGGCACGGGTGGTATTGGCGACCAGTTCGGCGGTTTCGACTCGATCAAAAAGTGGCGGTAGCGATTCTGCCAGGGCCAGTGCTTCCGCATATTTGCCACCTTCCACCCAGAGTTTCCACGCATTTCGCAGACGATCGCGAAAGGCTGTCTGACTCAGCCAGCGGTTGTGATAGTCTTCCAGCCGCACAATGGTGCGAACAGCACCGATATAGAGCTCGATGGCCCGCTCCGTGTTCCCTTCGAGACGATGGATGTCGGCCATGTCGAGCATTCCGACGACGGCTTCTTCGGTACCGACAAAACGCACCAGTAAATCGCGTAAACGCTTCATTCCCTGACCACGCAGGGCTAACTGTTCATTGAGAGCACTCTCGGCCGACGATTGTTCAAGCGCACAACGAGCGAGCAGATAGAGAGCGGTACTGACATGCCGGAGGTTGGGACGCTTCCCTTCCGTCAGTGGCAATAGATGCTTTTCTGCGTCGGCGAACTTGCGTTTGGCCATCGCGAGGCGGGCTTCCTGAATTGCCAGACCATCGGGATCGGTCGAAGAGTTCCGCGCCAGTTGCATGGCGGCTTCGGCTTCGAGAGTCCGTTCGAGTGCGAGCAGGACATCGGCACGTCTCAGGAGCAGCATTGTGCGATCTTCGGGAGAAAGTTTCTGGCCTTCGAGCAGATTGGCCAGACGCTTCAGATCTCCTTCAAGCATGGGGAGGCTGGCATAAGGATCGATAAACGGAGGTTCCTCCGGCTCAGCTTCGGCGGCGTCATCCCCGTGTCCTGCACTGTGGCCATGCCCGCCACTGTCACTATGTCCGTCATGTTTACTGTGGCCATGGCCCTCCGGCTCATTTGGGCTGTGTTTCTCACTATGCCCAGTTCCATGTCCAGTGCCATGATCTGAAGCGGGTTTTGTTTTGGCAGCAGGAGGATGAGCTTTGCTGTGGCCCGCTGCTGCAGGCTCGTGCGAGTGACTTTTTTCGGAAGCGTGCGAATCGTGTGAGTCGGCATGAGGCTCTTGGGAATGGGCATCAGCAGCGTGGGGCTGTGATGAATGAACTTCCGGAGCAGGAGCTGGGGCTGGTGGTGCAACACGATTGATATCGACCAAAGAGAGATCGAGCGCGCAGAGCGTATCAACAGACTGGGGTTGAAAAGAGTTTTCGATGGTCGAGAGCTGAACCAGCCAGGGGCGGGCTTCTTCGATGGCACCCGTGCGGTAGAGCGATTGAGCCATGGCATTTTGCCAGGTCGGGTTCTTTCTGATCTCGGGCTCGCGGGATTGAGCATCCCGCAAGAAAGCAATGGCCGATGCCAGTCTGGGTAACTCCATCTCTTTTTCGGAGTTTCGTGCCTCCTGATATCCCAGCAACCCCTGGGCATAAGCCATCCGACCCGGTGCCTCATCATCCAGAAACTGCGATTCGATCAGTGGCTGGAGCAGCTCGGTCGCTTCTTCAAAATGACCTTCCTCCAATAACTTGACGGCATTCGCCAGATGGATCGCTTCGGTCGATTCGCCCGGAAAGAGCCACCAGCAAACGAGTGCCAGCAGAAGAATCCCTCCTGACAAACCAGCTCCCAGAAAGGCTAGCCTTTTGGGAAGACCCAGAATCTTCCCGGCTGATTTTGCGGACTGCTCATGGCCTTCTTTTTTGCCATGCTGACCATGGGCATCGGCAGTCGAGGAGTGCGTGGCCATGGGAGCCGTTTCGTGGACAGTTAAAATGGCAGGGAGAAGGAATTTGAAACTGTTCTTATCATCCACCTCGAAAGGTGAGTCAATGCCAGTTCAGCGGGTCGCCACTGGTTCTGAAACTCTTGTGATCAATTCACATCGATGGGAAAGACCCTCATCCGGCACTCCGTGCCACCCTCGCCCACGAAGACGCGGGCGAGGGTTACAGGGCCAGCATGACTTGCAGACTGCGGCGCCACTCACCTCATTTCTCATTCGTGGTCGACGTGATCGCAGGAAGCTCGTACAAACCAGCGATCAGCACACCGCCAATACTCCTCTGCACCAGTGGGGTGTGCGCAAGCAGCTGTTGCTGCAGTGGGGCCGCAAGATCGGCTTTTCGCCAGAAGATCACGACGAACCTCGGCTGCTCGACGGCTGTGAACTCTGCACCAGAAACATCCGCCAGAGGGATTAGCTTCCAGTCATTCCTCAGAATGGCAGGAACCTGCGATTTCCAATCCGGGAGTTGAAACTGATGCAGGACCGGGGCCACAGCGACTAGAGCTCCGCGTGGAATTTTTCCTTCGCATTCCTTCCAGAAACTGCGCGTGAGACCATCTCCCCAGTAACTGGCTTCCATGCCCAGGGCGGCACCTCCCGCAGTACTTCCTGCCACGCCGCTATAGGTCGATAACCAGAAGGGGCTGGACGATAACTGGACGATCGCCAGCAGGCCAAACAATGAGCCCACAATCGCCCTCGGGAATGGCCAATTCTCCAACTTCTTGAAGC is a window of Planctopirus limnophila DSM 3776 DNA encoding:
- a CDS encoding tetratricopeptide repeat protein, translated to MATHSSTADAHGQHGKKEGHEQSAKSAGKILGLPKRLAFLGAGLSGGILLLALVCWWLFPGESTEAIHLANAVKLLEEGHFEEATELLQPLIESQFLDDEAPGRMAYAQGLLGYQEARNSEKEMELPRLASAIAFLRDAQSREPEIRKNPTWQNAMAQSLYRTGAIEEARPWLVQLSTIENSFQPQSVDTLCALDLSLVDINRVAPPAPAPAPEVHSSQPHAADAHSQEPHADSHDSHASEKSHSHEPAAAGHSKAHPPAAKTKPASDHGTGHGTGHSEKHSPNEPEGHGHSKHDGHSDSGGHGHSAGHGDDAAEAEPEEPPFIDPYASLPMLEGDLKRLANLLEGQKLSPEDRTMLLLRRADVLLALERTLEAEAAMQLARNSSTDPDGLAIQEARLAMAKRKFADAEKHLLPLTEGKRPNLRHVSTALYLLARCALEQSSAESALNEQLALRGQGMKRLRDLLVRFVGTEEAVVGMLDMADIHRLEGNTERAIELYIGAVRTIVRLEDYHNRWLSQTAFRDRLRNAWKLWVEGGKYAEALALAESLPPLFDRVETAELVANTTRAWAMTQQEEYDQLPESLKPPKLAQVRSRWKASARAWYQLAQTRKMNFRYPEDLWESSSDSIAAADYKSALERVDEYLATLPREMLATALVRKAGLMMDLDRLDEAIPILESVQQKFPSDPSSYKAQVRLAKAFTEKGDLFRAETQWRAILASETLTPEASEWNEALLKLGCLLVDRGILLRQEADKKGAKGNSPTPAQTVSVSSNASDLPGTYIPDAGIDSIRAVQIEASSRLTEFLARYPNDPSEVQAMYQLARSQREQARLIRNALKSPLAEAVKLRLAEQQKILDEQSLDNLVKLRDTLNKQANQTGLNTLHEAILANTAFDVGHQLFELRRDKDAIMAYNTAINRYRNNPQVLSAFLQMAEAYRRMGKPAEARSMLEQGRVILRQKQIPDSAFDNLGSSLTREEWELWLEKISQLGH